The Oryza glaberrima chromosome 9, OglaRS2, whole genome shotgun sequence genome includes a window with the following:
- the LOC127785305 gene encoding putative leucine-rich repeat receptor-like serine/threonine-protein kinase At2g24130 encodes MALGERTRARAPPMVVRRTAVLLLLHLVLVIAAAAAAVDGRRPAEAIVGGWRRRRRLLMQEKATLLALKRGFTLLSPKLLADWNDSNTDVCGFTGVACDRRRQHVVGLQLSNMSINGSIPPALAQLPHLRYLDLSDNHISGAVPSFLSNLTQLLMLDMSENQLSGAIPLSFSNLTQLRKLDISKNQLSGAIPPSFGNLTNLEILDMSINVLTGRIPEELSNIGKLKGLNLGQNNLVGSIPASFTQLKNLFYLSLEKNSLSGSIPATIFTNCTQMGVFDLGDNNITGEIPGDASDSLSDSFAVLNLYSNSLTGRLPRWLANCTFLYLLDVENNSLADDLPTAIISGLRNLRYLHLSNNVHFASGDGNTNLGPFFAAVSNCTSILEIEAGALGIGGRLPSLLGSLLPPNMSHLNLELNAIEGPIPADIGDVINITLMNLSSNLLNGTIPTSICWLPNLQQLDLSRNSLTGPVPACISNATSLGELDLSSNALSGSIPSSIGSLKLSYLSLHRNQLSGEIPASLGQHLGIVRLDLSSNRLTGEIPDAVAGIVQMSLNLSRNLLGGRLPRGLSRLQMAEVIDLSWNNLTGAIFPELGACAELQVLDLSHNLLTGVLPSSLDGLESIERLDVSDNSLTGEIPQSLTKCTTLTYLNLSYNDLAGVVPTASVFANFTSTSYLGNPRLCGAVLGRRCGRRHRWYQSRKFLVVMCICAAVLAFMLTILCAVSIRKIRERLAAVREEFRRGGRRGGGGSSPVMKYKFPRITYRELVEATEEFSPDRLVGTGSYGRVYRGTLRDGTMVAVKVLQLQSGNSTKSFNRECQVLKRIRHRNLMRIVTACSLPDFKALVLPFMANGSLERCLYAGPPAGELSLVQRVNICSDIAEGMAYLHHHSPVKVIHCDLKPSNVLINDDMTALVSDFGISRLVMSVGGVANAADVGASTANMLCGSIGYIPPEYGYGSNPTTKGDVYSFGVLVLEMVTRKKPIDDMFDAGLSLHKWVKNHYHGRADAVVDPALARMVRDQTPEVRRMSDVAIGELLELGILCTQESAAVRPTMMDAADDLDRLKRYIGGETTATFASSLGFSSSTFEDLDD; translated from the exons ATGGCTTTAGGGGAGAGGACGAGGGCGAGGGCTCCTCCCATGGTCGTGCGGCGCAcggccgtcctcctcctcctacatCTCGTGCTCGTCATCGCCGCAGCGGCTGCCGCGGTGGATGGGCGTCGGCCAGCCGAGGCGATCgtcggcgggtggcggcggcggcggcggctcctgaTGCAGGAGAAGGCCACGCTGCTGGCCTTGAAGCGGGGCTTCACGTTGCTGTCGCCGAAGCTGCTTGCTGATTGGAACGACTCCAACACCGACGTGTGCGGCTTCACCGGCGTCGCCTGCGACCGGAGGCGGCAGCACGTCGTCGGCCTTCAGCTCTCCAACATGagcatcaacggctccatcCCGCCGGCGCTCGCCCAGCTGCCGCACCTCCGGTACCTCGACCTGTCCGACAACCACATCTCCGGCGCCGTCCCCTCATTCCTCAGCAACCTCACGCAACTCCTGATGCtcgacatgtccgaaaatcaactCTCCGGCGCCATCCCGCTGTCTTTCAGCAACCTCACGCAACTCCGGAAGCTCGACATATCGAAAAATCAGCTCTCCGGCGCCATCCCACCGTCCTTCGGCAACCTCACGAACCTCGAGATCCTTGATATGTCCATCAATGTTCTCACAGGCCGAATCCCAGAAGAGCTCTCCAACATCGGCAAGCTCAAAGGCCTCAACCTCGGCCAGAACAACCTCGTCGGCAGCATACCGGCGTCATTCACCCAGCTGAAGAACTTGTTCTACCTCAGCCTCGAGAAGAACTCCTTGTCAGGTTCTATCCCCGCCACGATCTTCACAAATTGCACGCAAATGGGTGTATTCGACCTCGGCGACAACAACATCACCGGCGAGATCCCCGGCGACGCCTCGGATAGCCTTTCCGACAGTTTCGCCGTCCTTAATCTCTACTCCAACAGCCTCACCGGGAGGCTTCCGCGGTGGCTCGCCAACTGCACTTTTCTCTACCTGCTGGACGTGGAGAATAACTCGCTCGCCGACGATCTGCCGACCGCCATCATCTCCGGCTTGCGCAACCTCAGGTACCTGCATTTGTCGAACAACGTCCATTTcgcgagcggcgacggcaacACCAACCTGGGGCCCTTCTTCGCCGCGGTGTCGAACTGTACCAGCATACTGGAGATCGAGGCCGGAGCACTGGGGATCGGCGGGCGGCTGCCAAGCTTGCTCGGCTCGCTGCTGCCGCCTAACATGTCACACCTCAACCTGGAGCTCAACGCCATCGAAGGCCCGATCCCCGCCGACATCGGCGACGTGATAAACATCACGCTGATGAACCTGTCGAGCAACCTGCTCAACGGGACGATCCCGACGTCCATCTGCTGGCTGCCGAATCTGCAGCAGCTCGACCTGTCCCGCAACTCGCTCACCGGCCCCGTGCCGGCGTGCATCAGCAACGCCACGAGCCTCGGCGAGCTGGACCTGTCGAGCAACGCGCTGTCGGGGAGCATCCCGAGCAGCATCGGCAGCCTGAAGCTGTCCTACCTCTCCCTGCACAGGAACCAGCTGTCCGGCGAGATACCGGCGAGCCTCGGCCAGCATCTCGGCATTGTGCGGCTCGACCTCTCCAGCAACCGACTGACCGGCGAGATACctgacgccgtcgccggcattGTCCAGATGTCGCTGAACCTCTCTCGTAACCTGCTCGGCGGCCGGCTGCCGAGGGGGCTCAGCAGGTTGCAGATGGCGGAGGTCATCGACCTGTCATGGAACAATCTCACCGGCGCGATCTTCCCGGAGCTCGGCGCCTGCGCCGAGCTGCAGGTCCTCGACCTGTCGCACAACTTGCTCACCGGCGTCCTCCCGTCGTCGCTCGACGGCCTCGAGAGCATCGAGCGCCTCGACGTCTCCGACAACTCCCTCACCGGCGAGATCCCGCAGAGCCTGACCAAATGCACGACGCTCACCTACCTCAACCTGTCGTACaacgacctcgccggcgtcgtgccCACCGCCAGCGTCTTCGCCAACTTCACCTCGACGTCGTACCTCGGCAACCCGCGGCTCTGCGGCGCCGTGCTCGGGCGCCGCTGCGGGAGGCGACACCGGTGGTACCAATCCCGGAAGTTCTTGGTCGTGATGTGCATCTGCGCCGCCGTGCTGGCGTTCATGCTGACGATCCTCTGCGCGGTCAGCATCCGGAAGATCCGGgagcggctggcggcggtgcgggaggAGTTCAGGAGGggcggacgccgcggcggcggcggctcgtcgccGGTGATGAAGTACAAGTTCCCGCGGATCACGTACCGGGAGCTGGTCGAGGCGACGGAGGAGTTCAGCCCGGACCGGCTCGTCGGCACGGGCAGCTACGGCCGCGTGTACCGCGGCACGCTGCGCGACGGCACCATGGTCGCCGTGAAGGTGCTCCAGCTGCAGTCCGGGAACTCCACCAAGAGCTTCAACCGCGAGTGCCAGGTGCTGAAGCGCATCCGCCACCGGAACCTCATGCGGATCGTCACGGCGTGCAGCCTGCCGGACTTCAAGGCGCTGGTGCTGCCGTTCATGGCGAACGGCAGCCTCGAGCGGTGCCTCTACGCGgggccgccggccggcgagctgAGCCTCGTGCAGCGCGTCAACATCTGCAGCGACATCGCCGAGGGGATGGCCTACCTGCACCACCACTCCCCGGTCAAGGTCATCCACTGCGACCTCAAGCCCAGCAACGTGCTCATCAACGACGACATGACCGCTCTCGTCTCCGACTTCGGCATCTCCCGCCTCGTCAtgagcgtcggcggcgtcgccaacgccgccgacgtcggcgcCTCCACCGCCAACATGCTCTGCGGCTCCATCGGATACATTCCTCCAG AGTATGGGTATGGCTCGAACCCGACGACGAAgggcgacgtgtacagcttcggcgtgcTGGTGCTGGAGATGGTGACGAGGAAGAAGCCGATCGACGACATGTTCGACGCGGGGCTGAGCTTGCACAAGTGGGTGAAGAACCACTACCACGGCCGGGCCGACGCGGTGGTCGACCCGGCGCTGGCGCGCATGGTGCGGGACCAGACGCCGGAGGTCAGGAGGATGTCCGACGTGGCCATCGGCGAGCTGCTGGAGCTCGGCATCCTCTGCACGCAGGAGAGCGCGGCCGTGCGCCCGACCATGatggacgccgccgacgacctgGACCGGCTCAAGCGGTACATCGGCGGTGAGACCACGGCCACGTTCGCGTCGTCGCTGGGCTTCTCATCCTCAACATTTGAAGATCTCGACGActag
- the LOC127785230 gene encoding pentatricopeptide repeat-containing protein At4g30825, chloroplastic, protein MAALRICTPGGGAPEARRGSLAAAGSAVQHGPDLIGFSSWVLPISAGYAVDRRHAAAGGVAACHGLSCADSGRRKNHPRASLVNGVVSSLEDSSGGEPALCVSDSPEDASSSGKVLSDLRRDMVDGISGIPRISAGKKKGMKFRRRGQGGNRLTRRSAPRRASGKSGQDQRILLSEDDIAAILSSVTHESSIEECNSVLIRLEKHSDKTALGFFEWMKANGKLKGNAEAYHLALQAIAWKEDWEAAGQLLHEMVADSGCALDAQAFNGLIYVCAKRRLVDWGTKWFHMMLERDVQPNVSTVGMLMGLYQRIGNLPEAEFTFAKMRKCGIKCVNAYSAMVTLYARLGHFAKSEEVITLMNNDEVVPNMENWLVRLNAYCQQGKMEEAELVLKSLVDEGIALNVVAYNTVITGYGKVSDMQKAMEVFDRLKSAGLAPDETTYRSMIEGFGRADKYKQAILYYRKLRNSGFKPNASNFYTMINLLARHDDSEGATEILEDMRAAGCQCSSIVTVLVRAYGSVGRMHKVLQILKACFYKKILFDATSCSILVTGFVQNSLVEEAMRVLREKKWKDSDFEDNLYHILICSCKEAGCCDDAVRIYNQMPKSATHPNLRICCSMIDVFSIMERFTDAEALYLELKASSCVLDMIAYSVIVRMYTKAGRPEDACLVLEDMEKQKEIVPDKYLFLDMLRTYQKCGLLEKLSDTYYWILKSQVELDEAMYNCIINCCGRAIPVDELSRIFDEMIQQGHLANTVTLNVLLDIYGKAGLFNKAEKVFLMARKQGMADIISYNTIIAAHAKNGDFRSMIYFVQRMQEAGFPVSLEAYNCMLDAYGKAGQLEEFAAVLQKMERAGCEFDHYTYNIMINIYGRKGWIEGVANVLAELKSRGGEPDLYSYNTLIKAYGIAGMPEDAVKLMQEMRIKGIAADRVTYTNLIAALQRNENFLEAVKWSLWMKQTGVAATRT, encoded by the coding sequence ATGGCTGCCCTGCGGATCTGCACGCCGGGTGGTGGTGCTCCGGAGGCCAGAAGAGGCAGTCTTGCTGCTGCCGGGAGCGCGGTTCAGCATGGACCGGATTTGATCGGGTTCAGTTCTTGGGTGCTGCCAATCAGCGCCGGATATGCCGTGGACCGGAGGCACGCAGCAGCTGGTGGAGTTGCCGCATGCCATGGGCTCTCGTGTGCTGAcagtgggaggaggaagaatcaTCCCAGGGCAAGTCTGGTGAATGGTGTGGTTTCATCTCTGGAGGACAGTAGCGGCGGGGAGCCTGCGCTATGCGTATCTGATTCACCTGAAGACGCTAGCTCCAGTGGAAAAGTGTTGTCCGATTTGCGTCGGGACATGGTGGATGGTATTAGTGGTATTCCAAGAATTTCTGCGGGAAAGAAGAAGGGGATGAAGTTCAGGAGAAGAGGGCAGGGTGGAAATAGATTGACACGGCGTAGTGCTCCGAGGCGTGCCAGTGGAAAGAGTGGGCAAGATCAGAGGATTTTGTTGAGCGAGGATGATATTGCTGCAATTTTGTCCAGTGTTACCCATGAATCTAGCATCGAGGAGTGCAATTCTGTTCTCATCCGTCTCGAGAAGCATAGTGATAAGACAGCTCTTGGTTTCTTTGAGTGGATGAAGGCTAATGGAAAGCTGAAGGGAAATGCTGAGGCGTATCACCTAGCGCTTCAAGCGATCGCCTGGAAGGAGGATTGGGAAGCAGCTGGACAGTTGCTTCATGAAATGGTTGCTGATTCGGGTTGCGCTCTGGATGCTCAAGCATTTAATGGGCTTATATATGTTTGTGCCAAACGGAGGCTTGTTGACTGGGGAACAAAGTGGTTTCATATGATGCTTGAAAGAGATGTGCAGCCGAATGTGTCTACAGTTGGTATGCTTATGGGACTTTACCAGAGGATTGGGAACCTTCCAGAAGCTGAATTCACTTTTGCTAAAATGAGGAAATGTGGCATTAAGTGTGTTAATGCCTACTCAGCTATGGTTACTTTGTATGCACGGTTAGGCCATTTTGCCAAATCTGAGGAGGTTATTACTCTAATGAATAATGATGAAGTAGTTCCGAACATGGAAAATTGGTTAGTGCGGCTAAATGCTTATTGTCAACAAGGCAAAATGGAAGAAGCCGAATTGGTATTGAAGTCCTTGGTAGATGAAGGAATTGCTCTGAATGTTGTGGCATACAATACGGTAATTACAGGTTATGGAAAAGTTTCTGACATGCAGAAGGCAATGGAAGTGTTTGATAGGCTTAAGAGTGCAGGTTTAGCTCCTGATGAAACAACCTATAGATCAATGATTGAAGGTTTTGGTAGAGCAGACAAATACAAACAGGCAATTTTATACTACAGGAAACTCCGAAACTCTGGATTTAAACCAAATGCATCCAACTTTTACACAATGATTAACTTGCTAGCAAGACATGATGACAGTGAAGGTGCAACAGAGATTCTCGAGGACATGCGGGCAGCAGGCTGCCAGTGTTCATCGATTGTCACTGTTCTTGTCCGAGCATATGGGTCAGTAGGAAGGATGCATAAAGTTCTTCAGATTCTAAAAGCATGCTTCTATAAGAAGATTTTGTTTGATGCCACCTCATGCTCTATTTTAGTAACAGGATTCGTTCAAAATTCTCTAGTAGAAGAAGCTATGCGTGTTTTGCGCGAAAAGAAGTGGAAAGATTCTGATTTTGAAGACAATTTATATCATATCTTGATCTGTTCTTGCAAAGAGGCTGGCTGTTGTGATGATGCTGTCAGGATATATAATCAGATGCCTAAGTCGGCAACACATCCAAATCTGCGTATTTGTTGCAGTATGATTGATGTTTTCAGCATCATGGAGAGATTCACTGATGCTGAAGCTTTATATCTTGAACTGAAAGCATCATCCTGTGTTCTTGACATGATTGCCTACAGCGTAATTGTGAGGATGTATACTAAAGCTGGGCGACCAGAAGATGCCTGTTTGGTTTTGGAAGACATGGAGAAACAAAAGGAAATAGTTCCTGATAAGTACCTTTTCCTTGACATGCTTCGGACTTACCAAAAATGTGGCCTACTCGAGAAATTATCTGATACATATTACTGGATACTAAAGAGTCAAGTTGAATTGGATGAAGCCATGTACAACTGCATTATAAACTGTTGTGGGCGGGCAATACCGGTTGATGAGCTCTCAAGAATTTTTGATGAAATGATTCAACAAGGGCACTTGGCCAACACTGTTACCCTCAATGTATTGCTAGACATATATGGAAAAGCCGGGCTTTTTAATAAGGCAGAAAAGGTATTTCTCATGGCTCGCAAGCAGGGTATGGCAGATATCATATCATACAATACCATTATTGCCGCGCATGCAAAAAATGGGGATTTTCGTAGCATGATTTATTTCGTCCAGAGGATGCAAGAGGCAGGGTTCCCTGTTTCTCTGGAGGCGTACAACTGTATGCTGGATGCTTACGGTAAGGCAGGACAGTTGGAGGAGTTTGCTGCTGTTCTGCAAAAAATGGAGAGAGCAGGATGCGAGTTTGATCACTATACTTACAACATTATGATCAATATATACGGGAGAAAGGGTTGGATCGAAGGAGTTGCAAACGTTCTTGCGGAGCTAAAGAGCCGTGGTGGCGAGCCAGATCTGTACAGTTACAACACCTTGATAAAAGCATACGGGATAGCAGGAATGCCTGAAGATGCTGTTAAACTGATGCAGGAGATGAGGATTAAAGGCATTGCCGCTGACCGAGTAACCTATACTAACCTTATAGCTGCTCTACAGAGGAATGAGAATTTCCTGGAAGCAGTTAAGTGGTCTCTCTGGATGAAGCAAACTGGAGTTGCTGCAACTCGAACATGA
- the LOC127783980 gene encoding probable folate-biopterin transporter 6 → MPEEQQEAEEGIAGGGGGWASTALQPVRWLRMLCRELGATFVAGVVLVYGLSQGFAGSFFRVASDYYWKDVQRVQPATVQLLSAVFFIPWVLKPLWGIMTDVFPVRGYRRRPYFLFAGVLGTASAAIVTMVNGLPMTSAILSFVGISTAVAIADVTIDACIAKNGIDKPSLVPDMQSLCAFSSSLGALIGYATSGMFVHHLGAQGALGVMALPPATLVFLGFFIYELKMYQHNVKEKVLNKVHMAVKGMAQTIKYPVVWKPSLYMFLSLALSISTHEGQFYWYTSKEPPNPGFSQEFVGMVHAIGAVASMVGVLVYHKYLKDYPFRSILFYAQLLYGVSGLLDLTFVLRWNLLLGVPDAAFVTLEECCARVVGRVRLMPMMVLSTKLCPPGAEGTFFALLMCIDSAGMLAAKAGGAAVLRALRVTRTDFARLWLAVLVRNLLRLSTLAAISLVPTADQTDVLLPRDLLAVSGDGSPPAAGDGDDEERLQLAKFADHVDDDDDDD, encoded by the exons ATGCCGGAAGAACAACAAGAAGCGGAAGAggggatcgccggcggcggcggcggatgggcgaGCACGGCGCTGCAGCCGGTGCGGTGGCTGCGGATGCTGTGCCGGGAGCTGGGCGCGAcgttcgtcgccggcgtggtgcTGGTGTACGGGCTGAGCCAGGGGTTCGCCGGGTCCTTCTTCCGCGTGGCGTCGGACTACTACTGGAAGGACGTGCAGCGGGTGCAGCCGGCCACCGTGCAGCTCCTCTCCGCCGTCTTCTTCATCCCCTGGGTCCTCAAGCCCCTCTGGGGGATCATGACCGACGTCTTCCCCGTCCgcggctaccgccgccgcccctactTCCTCTTCGCAG GAGTACTTGGAACGGCTTCAGCTGCTATTGTTACCATGGTTAATGGACTACCGATGACTTCCGCTATACTTTCCTTTGTGGGGATATCAACAGCAGTTGCCATAGCAGATGTTACAATAGATGCATGCATTGCGAAGAATGGTATTGATAAGCCATCATTAGTCCCAGACATGCAAAGCCTTTGTGCATTCTCATCATCTCTAGGTGCACTTATTGGGTATGCTACAAGTGGAATGTTTGTCCACCATCTTGGGGCACAG GGTGCATTAGGTGTGATGGCTTTACCTCCTGCAACGTTGGTTTTTCTAGGATTTTTCATATATGAGCTGAAAATGTATCAGCATAATGTGAAAGAGAAG GTTTTGAATAAGGTTCATATGGCAGTGAAAGGGATGGCTCAGACAATAAAGTACCCAGTAGTGTGGAAGCCATCCCTGTACATGTTTCTTTCCCTGGCGCTTAGTATCAGCACTCATGAGGGACAGTTCTACTGGTATACTAGCAAGGAACCACCTAATCCTGGATTTTCTCAG GAATTTGTTGGGATGGTCCATGCCATCGGCGCAGTTGCATCCATGGTGGGCGTCCTGGTGTACCACAAGTACCTCAAGGACTACCCTTTCCGGAGCATCCTCTTCTACGCGCAGCTGCTGTACGGCGTCTCCGGCCTCCTCGACCTCACCTTCGTGCTCCGGTGgaacctcctcctcggcgtgcCCGACGCCGCCTTCGTCACCCTGGAGGAGTGCTGCGCCCGCGTCGTCGGCCGCGTCAGGCTGATGCCGATGATGGTGCTCAGCACCAAGCTGTGCCCGCCGGGCGCCGAGGGCACCTTCTTCGCGCTGCTCATGTGCATCGACAGCGCCGGCATGCTGGCGGCcaaggccggcggcgccgccgtgctgcgcGCGCTCCGGGTGACCAGGACCGACTTCGCCCGCCTCTGGCTCGCCGTCCTCGTCAGGAACCTGCTCCGGCTGTCCACGCTCGCCGCCATCTCGCTCGTCCCCACGGCCGACCAGACCGACGTGCTCCTGCCGCgcgacctcctcgccgtctccggcgacggctctcctcccgccgccggcgacggcgacgacgaggagagacTGCAGCTCGCGAAATTCGCTGAtcacgtcgacgacgacgacgacgacgactga